A part of Salvelinus alpinus chromosome 23, SLU_Salpinus.1, whole genome shotgun sequence genomic DNA contains:
- the LOC139550229 gene encoding SLAM family member 5-like — protein sequence MRTFLPFPIAILLTLLQQAVSCSETPVFVEKGQDVRLDVPGYMTVKENLKRLNRFMWMFNTSDNVVIYVHEIVSQVTIKYQGRAEFIEGNFSLLLKNLNEGDSGCYTAVVSADRNKEVAKYQISVQERVEPPVLRVDSVSFNAICNVTVTCRGQSTSVTSSCNSSTCSQVGGESRGAETSTVPLLSVYVAGGSIICNRSNQVSWANDTKEIETICLSISERDEADHNYAVTVRIQSPVIIIIFVVCALIRW from the exons ATGAGGACCTTTTTGCCTTTCCCCATCGCTATTCTACTAACTCTTCTCCAACAAGCAG TGTCCTGCTCTGAGACCCCTGTGTTTGTGGAGAAGGGACAGGATGTCCGTCTGGATGTCCCGGGATATATGACAGTTAAAGAGAATCTGAAAAGGTTGAATCGTTTTATGTGGATGTTTAACACATCAGACAATGTAGTAATATACGTCCATGAAATCGTGTCACAAGTTACCATTAAATACCAAGGCAGGGCTGAGTTTATTGAGGGAAACTTCTCTCTTCTGCTGAAGAACCTAAATGAAGGAGACAGTGGATGTTATACTGCAGTAGTGAGTGCGGACAGAAACAAAGAGGTTGCAAAGTACCAGATATCAGTTCAAG AGAGAGTTGAGCCACCAGTCCTGAGAGTGGACTCTGTCTCCTTCAATGCCATCTGTAACGTGACAGTGACCTGCAGAGGTCAGAGCACCTCTGTCACCTCCAGCTGTAACAGCAGCACCTGTTCTCaggtgggaggagagagtagaggggctGAGACCTCCACTGTCCCCCTGCTCTCTGTCTATGTGGCAGGGGGTTCCATCATCTGTAACCGCAGCAACCAAGTCAGCTGGGCCAACGACACCAAGGAGATCGAAACTATTTGTTTATCTATATCTG AGCGGGACGAAGCAGACCACAACTACGCTGTCACAGTCCGGATACAAAGtcctgtcatcatcatcatctttgtTGTATGCGCCCTGATTCGTTGGTGA
- the LOC139550228 gene encoding SLAM family member 5-like, which produces METFLPFTIAIQLTLLHQAVSSSKNHVFVEKGQDVRLDVQEYMTVKENLKRLNSFKWTFNTSDNVVTYVHEFETEVTIKYQGRAEFIEGNFSLLLKKLTEGDSGCYTAAVSADRNKDVAKYQISVQERVEPPVLTVDSNSTINATCNMTVTCRVQSTSVTSSCNSSTCSQVGGESRGAETSTVPLLSVYVAGGSIICNHSNQVSWASDTKEIETICVSKSGPEWEDHYTVMILVIIIIILVGLGAAAVICWLKQSKRGKEDIINTDYATVGIQAGGEEQVSPGPTTPTIYSMVGLPQPQPVNNQPLPVDLPMTTMTSTPESLYAMVGKKTSKQ; this is translated from the exons ATGGAGACCTTTTTGCCTTTCACCATCGCTATTCAACTAACTCTTCTCCATCAAGCAG TGTCCAGCTCTAAGAACCATGTGTTTGTGGAGAAGGGACAGGATGTTCGTCTGGATGTCCAGGAATATATGACAGTTAAAGAGAACCTGAAAAGGTTGAATAGTTTTAAGTGGACGTTTAACACATCAGACAATGTAGTAACATACGTCCATGAATTCGAGACAGAAGTCACCATTAAATACCAAGGCAGGGCTGAGTTTATTGAGGGAAACTTCTCTCTTCTGCTGAAGAAACTAACTGAAGGAGACAGTGGATGTTATACTGCAGCAGTGAGTGCGGACAGAAACAAAGATGTTGCAAAGTACCAGATATCAGTTCAAG AGAGAGTTGAGCCTCCAGTCCTGACAGTGGACTCTAACTCCACCATCAATGCCACCTGTAACATGACTGTGACCTGCAGAGTTCAGAGCACCTCTGTCACCTCCAGCTGTAACAGCAGCACCTGCTCTCaggtgggaggagagagtagaggggctGAGACCTCCACTGTCCCCCTGCTCTCTGTCTATGTGGCAGGGGGTTCCATCATCTGTAACCACAGCAACCAGGTCAGCTGGGCCAGTGACACCAAGGAGATCGAAACTATTTGTGTATCTAAATCTG GACCAGAGTGGGAGGACCACTACACTGTCATGATacttgtcatcatcatcatcattttaGTTGGATTAGGGGCCGCTGCCGTGATTTGTTGGCTAAAGCAAAGTAAAA GGGGAAAAGAGGATATTATAAACACAGATTATGCTACAGTTGGG ATTCAAGCAGGTGGTGAAGAGCAGGTGTCTCCAGGTCCAACAACACCCACCATCTACAGTATGGTGGGACTACCCCAACCCCAGCCTGTGAACAACCAGCCTTTGCCTGTGGACCTCCCCATGACTACCATGACCTCCACGCCGGAGAGTTTATATGCTATGGTGGGGAAAAAGACTAGCAAACAATAA